Genomic window (Halobacteriovorax sp. HLS):
TGTTACAGAAATTGCTGCTGTTAAAGTTGTTTTACCGTGGTCAACGTGCCCGATCGTACCAATGTTTACGTGGGGCTTACTTCTGTCAAAAGATTCCTTAGCCATTCTTTGCTCCTAATATTATTTATATTTTTTTGTTAATTATTTAATCCAGAGAATTTAAATATATATACCCTTT
Coding sequences:
- a CDS encoding GTP-binding protein; translation: MAKESFDRSKPHVNIGTIGHVDHGKTTLTAAISVT